One genomic segment of Mangifera indica cultivar Alphonso chromosome 6, CATAS_Mindica_2.1, whole genome shotgun sequence includes these proteins:
- the LOC123218771 gene encoding AAA-ATPase ASD, mitochondrial-like, whose product MGELWATLGSIIASLMFVKAILNDYFPYQLWGYIEKYSHKIVRFVYPYIEITFPEFTDERLKRSEIFSAIQTYLSANDSVRTRASRFKADVVKDSKSIILSMDDKEEVTDEFKGVKVWWVLGKKTPKRDFSFSFYPAADEQRFYKLTFHKSHRDLITGSYISHVLDEGKATTVRNRERKLYSNNPSKNWHGWKATKWSHVPFEHPATFDTLAMETKRKEKIKKDLKKFSESKEYYKKIGKAWKRGYLLYGPPGTGKSTMVAAMANFLNYDIYDLELTTVQDNTELRTLLIETSSKSIIVIEDIDCSLDLTGQREKKKKEEGEEEMDPIKKKEKEMEKENNKSSKVTLSGLLNFIDGLWSACGGERIIVFTTNFLDKLDPALIRRGRMDERIEMSYCCFEAFKVLAKNYLNIEWHELYAEIEGKLAEIDMTPADVAENLMPKSDEEDVESCLKNLIEALEVAKEEARKNAEEEARLKAEKEKEKSADENVKKEEENSGNKNKDDEGRGVEG is encoded by the coding sequence ATGGGAGAATTATGGGCTACTCTCGGCTCAATCATAGCGAGTTTGATGTTTGTAAAGGCAATTCTCAATGACTACTTCCCTTATCAACTATGGGggtatattgaaaaatacagTCACAAAATTGTGCGTTTTGTGTATCCCTACATCGAAATTACGTTCCCTGAATTCACAGACGAACGTCTCAAGCGCAGTGAAATCTTCTCTGCAATTCAAACTTATCTCAGCGCCAATGATTCCGTGCGTACGCGTGCCTCAAGGTTTAAAGCCGATGTTGTTAAAGATAGCAAGTCTATAATCCTCTCTATGGACGACAAAGAAGAGGTTACAGATGAGTTTAAAGGCGTCAAGGTTTGGTGGGTACTCGGTAAAAAAACTCCCAAAAGAGATTTTTCGTTTTCATTTTACCCTGCTGCGGATGAGCAAAGATTTTACAAGCTGACTTTTCATAAGAGTCATAGGGATTTAATCACGGGTTCATATATTAGCCATGTGTTAGACGAAGGAAAGGCCACTACAGTGAGGAACCGGGAGAGAAAGCTATACAGTAACAATCCCAGCAAGAATTGGCATGGCTGGAAAGCAACAAAGTGGAGCCATGTTCCTTTTGAGCATCCGGCAACGTTTGATACTTTGGCCATGGAGacaaagaggaaagaaaagatCAAGAAAGATCTGAAGAAGTTCAGTGAAAGCAAAGAGTACTACAAGAAAATCGGCAAGGCTTGGAAGCGTGGATATCTCCTCTATGGTCCTCCAGGAACTGGCAAATCAACCATGGTGGCCGCCATGGCTAATTTTTTGAACTATGATATCTATGATCTTGAACTTACCACTGTCCAGGACAACACTGAGCTGAGGACTCTTTTAATCGAGACGTCCAGTAAGTCAATCATTGTCATAGAGGACATCGATTGCTCGCTTGATCTTACCGGTCAAcgtgagaagaagaagaaggaggaaggagaagaagagatggatccaattaaaaaaaaagaaaaagaaatggaaaaggaGAACAATAAAAGCAGCAAAGTTACATTATCCGGGCTGTTGAATTTCATTGATGGGCTCTGGTCAGCTTGTGGGGGAGAAAGAATCATTGTGTTCACCACTAATTTTTTGGACAAGCTCGATCCGGCTCTCATTAGAAGAGGAAGGATGGATGAACGCATTGAAATGTCTTATTGTTGCTTCGAGGCATTCAAGGTGCTGGccaaaaattatttgaacatCGAGTGGCATGAATTGTATGCTGAAATTGAGGGAAAGTTAGCGGAAATTGATATGACTCCTGCTGATGTTGCGGAGAATTTAATGCCCAAGTCTGACGAGGAAGATGTAGAGAGTTGTTTGAAGAATCTGATTGAAGCTCTTGAGGTGGCAAAGGAGGAAGCGAGAAAGAATGCCGAGGAAGAAGCGCGGTTGAAGgcagagaaagaaaaagagaagtcAGCGGACGAGAATGtgaagaaagaggaagaaaattcaggtaacaaaaataaagatgacGAAGGTAGAGGAGTGGAGGGTTGA